One genomic window of Plasmodium coatneyi strain Hackeri chromosome 12, complete sequence includes the following:
- a CDS encoding LMBR-like: MDLLTSCTFTALILLIFTSCGAFYRHFVKADESTFLTAATFVLSLSTSFILVLFIPVDIYLVSNGDVEISNLEITQRLVSKFYHFIFWVLIFEAYILVPFSYFYVKNKRYYRNEFDDNIVPCENVIESFKKTIYFICLIVALSIIGLVYRPGHKLAMEKGKELEYISDLLDMKHTGESAILFLMGCVVLIGVSFWVTYTSYGIACLPLLFLQQKNIEHDKKEIETRFANLKEKEMVIKHKYRAPSEIRESDKYEILRIAKMQRALSRYNYKLQEIEKTSESWLSYVIGIVLTCRVITGLVFLTFSFAVYISLLASITDKYLNSVCAYKCGFVLEKINTIFNLLDSSLIFFSRFFPLDIFIIASLAIYIFCCSLYGIVNVGIRVFFIPLYKLKARRSSPETMLVLCFVIIHIILVLIMTLLTIAPNYITYGIQRIRINVRDRGKKKVVPSGGRAN, from the exons ATGGATTTGCTTACCTCATGCACTTTTACCGCTTTAATTCTG ttaaTATTCACATCATGCGGGGCGTTTTACAGACATTTCGTGAAGGCAGACGAGTCAACTTTCTTAACGGCGGCAACTTTTGTTCTGTCCCTTAGCACAAGTTTCATCCTCGTCTTGTTCATACCAGTGGACATATACCTGGTGTCCAATGGG GACGTAGAAATCTCAAACTTGGAAATAACCCAAAGGCTCGTGTCAAAGTTCTACCACT tCATTTTCTGGGTGTTAATTTTCGAAGCCTACATACTGGTTCCGTTCTCCTACTTCTACGTGAAGAATAAAC GCTACTACCGAAACGAATTCGATGACAACATAGTGCCGTGCGAAAATGTGATTGAGTCCTTCAAAAAAAcg ATATACTTTATATGTCTTATAGTGGCGCTGTCCATAATTGGCCTAGTTTACAGACCGGGCCACAAGCTGGCAATG gaaaagggaaaagaactGGAGTACATTTCGGACCTCCTGGATATGAAACACA CTGGGGAGTCGGCCATCTTATTTCTGATGGGGTGCGTTGTCCTGATTGGTGTTTCCTTTTGGGTCACATACACG AGCTATGGCATCGCCTGTCTGCCCCTATTATTTCtgcaacagaaaaatatcGAGCATGATAAGAAGGAGATAGAAACTCGCTTTGcaaatttgaaggaaaaggaaatggtgATTAAG CATAAATACAGAGCGCCTAGTGAAATTCGTGAAAGCGACAAATATGAAATTCTTAGGATAGCGAAAATGCAGAG GGCCCTGAGTAGATACAACTACAAACTGCAAGAAATTGAGAAGACGTCCGAGTCGTGGCTATCTTATGTCATAGGGATTGTGCTGACATGCAg GGTCATAACAGGGCTGGTATTTCTAACCTTCTCATTTGCAGTTTACATATCATTGTTAGCCTCGATAACGGATAAG TATTTAAACTCCGTCTGTGCCTACAAGTGCGGTTTTGTACTAGAGAAAATAAacaccatttttaatttgctGGACTCTTCTctgatctttttttctcgG TTCTTCCCGCTAGATATTTTCATCATTGCCAGTTTGgccatatatattttctgttGCTCCTTGTACGGAATTGTAAATGTTGGGATTCgggttttttttattcctctttATAAATTGAAGGCGAGGAGATCTTCCCCCGAG ACCATGCTAGTCCTCTGTTTTGTGATTATCCACATCATCTTGGTGCTCATAATGACCTTATTAACG ATTGCCCCCAACTACATAACATATGGAATACAGAGGATACGAATAAACGTCCGTgacagagggaaaaaaaaagttgtgcCGTCGGGTGGACGTGCCAATTAG
- a CDS encoding Calcium-dependent protein kinase, translating into MKEKKAEEVLPCRKEARPKKSEKAEEDMKGATKSTLADSDEDYSIITLCTKCLSKKTEENKNKIILHSKAFKDNKGKGRCSVSSCTDPLSHHLNLSPYFDRSQIVQEVILMDNDELTDVYELDRYKLGKGSYGNVVKAVNKKTGQQRAIKIIEKKKIHNVERLKREILIMKQMDHPNIIKLYEVYEDADKLYLVMELCNGGELFDKIVKHGSFSEYEAYKIMRQIFSALYYCHSKNIMHRDLKPENILYVDNSDDSQIQIIDWGFASKCMNNHNLKSVVGTPYYIAPEILKGKYDKRCDIWSSGVIMYILLCGYPPFNGKNNDEILKKVKKGDFVFDSNYWSRVSDDAKDLICECLNYNYKDRIDVEGVLNHRWFRKFKTNNIVINKTLNRVLIEKFKEFHKLCKIKKLAVTCVAYQLNEKDIGKLKKTFEAFDHNGDGVLTISEIFQCLKLNDNELDTELYFLLKQLDTDGNGLIDYTEFLAACLDHSIFQQDVICRNAFNVFDLDGDGVITKEELFNILSFSAVQVSFSKEIIENLIKEVDANNDGYIDYDEFYKMMTGAK; encoded by the coding sequence atgaaggaaaagaaggcgGAAGAGGTCCTCCCGTGCCGAAAGGAGGCGCGGCCAAAGAAGAGCGAAAAGGCAGAGGAGGACATGAAGGGCGCCACGAAAAGCACACTGGCCGATAGTGATGAGGACTACTCCATCATCACCCTATGCACAAAGTGTCTGTCCAAAAAGacggaagaaaataagaataaaatcaTCCTTCATAGTAAAGCGTTTAAGGAtaacaaaggaaaaggcaGATGCAGCGTTAGCAGCTGTACGGACCCCTTATCTCACCACTTGAACCTGTCCCCCTATTTTGATAGATCACAAATTGTACAGGAAGTAATCCTAATGGATAACGATGAGCTAACAGATGTGTATGAATTGGATAGATACAAACTGGGGAAAGGGTCCTATGGAAATGTGGTCAAAgcagttaataaaaaaacaggaCAACAGAGagcaataaaaattattgagaaaaaaaaaatccacaaCGTTGAGAGACTAAAGAGGGAAATTCTAATAATGAAGCAAATGGACCATCCGAATATTATTAAGCTGTACGAAGTGTATGAAGATGCAGACAAATTGTATCTAGTCATGGAGCTGTGTAATGGGGGAGAGTTGTTCGATAAGATTGTAAAGCATGGGAGCTTCTCCGAGTATGAGGCGTATAAAATTATGAGGCAAATTTTCTCAGCCCTGTATTATTGTCACAGCAAAAATATCATGCACAGAGATTTAAAACCGGAAAATATTCTCTACGTGGACAATTCTGATGATTCTCAAATTCAAATTATCGACTGGGGCTTTGCTAGCAAGTGTATGAACAATCACAATTTGAAGTCTGTCGTTGGAACTCCTTACTACATCGCTCCTGAGATACTAAAAGGGAAGTACGACAAACGGTGTGACATATGGAGCAGTGGAGTTATCATGTACATTTTACTGTGTGGGTATCCACCctttaatggaaaaaataatgatgaaattttgaagaaggttaaaaaaggagacttTGTTTTCGACTCAAATTACTGGTCTCGCGTAAGTGACGACGCAAAGGATCTCATTTGTGAGTGTCTCAATTACAATTACAAAGACAGGATAGATGTAGAGGGGGTTCTAAATCACAGATGGTTCAGGAAGTTTAAAACGAATAATATTGTCATCAATAAAACTCTGAACAGAGTCCTTATTGAGAAATTTAAAGAGTTCCACAAAttgtgtaaaataaaaaagctaGCTGTTACTTGTGTGGCTTATCAGCTAAACGAAAAAGATATTGGGAAGCTGAAAAAAACTTTTGAAGCGTTTGATCATAACGGAGATGGCGTCTTGACAATATCGGAAATATTTCAGTGCTTAAAACTGAATGATAATGAGTTAGACACGGAATTgtattttcttctaaaaCAACTGGACACAGATGGAAATGGACTCATCGACTACACGGAATTTTTAGCCGCCTGTCTGGACCACTCCATTTTTCAACAGGACGTCATTTGCAGGAACGCCTTTAACGTCTTCGATTTGGACGGAGACGGCGTAATCACCAAGGAGGAACTCTTCaacatcctttccttcagtgCCGTTCAGGTCTCCTTCAGCAAGGAAATCATTGAGAACCTCATAAAAGAGGTAGACGCGAACAACGACGGGTACATCGACTACGacgaattttacaaaatgatgaCTGGGGCGAAGTAG
- a CDS encoding KIR protein, with the protein MKLYRQGQFQGLIPSRSTFYNRFSTASSNKCDCKDILGEDWETRISNNVGSDQGLAGMKSMFPKAYCCACKMNKDNPSNDDWCHFLYYWIGDIVSEDSDISKWTKTLEDIYNAFTDISIQNKCNIVYKNKVPWDIFYNRRTVFDYWKDSDAIKAILEGSGPNCSEQYGYYLDTMLSSYFAVSAHCTKNKGDDYCKSFWVQNKDDILMKLLKLQCESDNKLQTVKEASTASSQLQEKLQQEQAKASKAKDEAVRNAKTTSSITSIFGTLAATAFPFFLYKYKPWSSWFGNHTFGNGGGRRSTRRKRSTTRNLDTFTENSSTYDSTTESTIADSTAEDSTTLRSAAYSAQPRGRTNNAGGRGMVGYQNM; encoded by the exons atgaaa CTATATAGACAGGGTCAGTTTCAAGGGCTGATACCCTCAAGGTCCACCTTCTACAATAGATTCAGTACGGCCTCCTCAAACAAATGTGATTGCAAAGATATTTTGGGCGAAGATTGGGAGACTAGGATCAGTAATAACGTAGGATCAGACCAAGGACTTGCTGGAATGAAGAGCATGTTCCCAAAAGCTTACTGTTGTGCgtgtaaaatgaataagGATAATCCATCTAATGATGattggtgccattttttatattattggataggggatATAGTCTCCGAGGATTCGGATATCTCTAAGTGGACGAAAACCTTGGAAGACATTTACAACGCGTTCACAGATATTTCCATTCAAAATAAGTGTAACATTGTATACAAGAATAAAGTTCCCTGGGACATATTCTATAACAGAAGAACAGTATTCGATTACTGGAAGGACTCTGATGCTATAAAAGCAATACTAGAGGGTAGTGGCCCCAATTGTAGTGAACAATATGGCTATTACTTAGATACAATGCTTTCGTCTTACTTTGCTGTAAGTGCGCACTGTACAAAAAACAAAGGCGATGATTATTGTAAATCATTTTGGGTACAAAATAAAGATGATATTTTAATGAAACTGTTAAAATTACAATGTGAATCAGACAATAAACTGCAAACAGTGAAAGAAGCAAGTACGGCAAGTTCCCAATTGCAGGAGAAATTACAGCAAGAACAAGCAAAAGCCTCTAAAGCAAAAGACGAAGCAGTCCGCAATGCCAAAACGACATCTTCCATCACCTCCATATTTGGTACATTAGCAGCAACggcttttcctttctttttatataag tataaaccatggtcttcttggtttggtaatcaCACTTttggaaatggaggaggaagaagaagcacaagaaggaaaagatcaACCACACGAAACCTTGATACGTTCACAGAAAACAGCTCAACATATGATTCAACAACTGAATCAACAATAGCAGATTCCACAGCAGAAGATTCTACCACACTACGTTCTGCCGCGTATTCTGCACAACCCAGAGGAAGAACGAATAATGCGGGGGGTCgagggatggtaggttatcagaacatgtga
- a CDS encoding KIR protein translates to MDSTPVPFPGKLPSQFEFYDKFDLGAKKYADVCMSSVDGTLGSISDTDLKSIIQGAWYYMCVMYNGRSSVQNTVPCSFLYFWIGSKLFENPAETNFKHILFNICKSINNIYGNEECKEICDLIDGNVLKQRKIIFDFWYDYDSIQTLLEHSGPGGYEKYQSFLQGVRTAYSAVEGSCTNKGPYDYCKKFWPKNSKHIHDKLSQLETEISTAQGRIVSEAQLANSKLNEAVRNAKTTSSITSIFGTLAATAFPFFLYKYKPWSSWFGNHTFGNGGGRRSTRRKRSTTRNLDTFTENSSTYDSTTESTIADSTAEDSTTLRSAAYSAQPRGRTNNAGGRGMCSSFCVIKISQEKFFPLYFDLLANF, encoded by the exons ATGGATTCAACACCG gTTCCATTCCCAGGGAAATTACCCTCACAGTTCGAATTTTACGATAAATTCGACTtgggagcaaaaaaatatgcagatGTTTGCATGAGCAGTGTAGACGGGACTCTGGGATCAATCAGTGATACCGACCTCAAAAGTATAATTCAAGGAGCATGGTACTATATGTGCGTAATGTATAATGGAAGGAGTAGTGTGCAGAATACTGTTCCCTGCTCCTTCCTGTACTTCTGGATTGGGAGTAAATTATTCGAGAATCCTGCGGAAACCAACTTCAAGCATATCTTATTTAATATTTGCaaaagtataaataatatatatgggaATGAGGAATGTAAAGAAATATGCGATCTTATTGACGGAAATGTACTCaaacagagaaaaataatattcgaTTTCTGGTATGACTATGATTCTATACAAACTCTGTTAGAGCACAGTGGTCCTGGAGGAtatgaaaaatatcaaaGTTTTCTGCAGGGCGTCCGTACAGCATATAGTGCTGTAGAGGGAAGTTGTACGAACAAGGGACCTTATGATTACTGTAAAAAGTTTTGGCCAAAAAATAGTAAGCACATTCACGACAAACTATCACAATTGGAAACTGAAATAAGCACTGCACAGGGACGTATAGTGTCCGAAGCACAATTAGCAAACTCCAAATTAAACGAAGCGGTCCGCAATGCCAAAACGACATCTTCCATCACCTCCATATTTGGTACATTAGCAGCAACggcttttcctttctttttatataag tataaaccatggtcttcttggtttggtaatcaCACTTttggaaatggaggaggaagaagaagcacaagaaggaaaagatcaACCACACGAAACCTTGATACGTTCACAGAAAACAGCTCAACATATGATTCAACAACTGAATCAACAATAGCAGATTCCACAGCAGAAGATTCTACCACACTACGTTCTGCCGCGTATTCTGCACAACCCAGAGGAAGAACGAATAATGCGGGGGGTCgagggatg TGCTCAAGTTTTTGTGTAATCAAAATAAGTCAGGAAAAATTCtttccactttattttgacctGTTGGCAAACTTTTAA
- a CDS encoding KIR protein, translated as MPETAKAQATLGPEDLEKLPSNMEFYDKFNKELGNSRGCNWLAGIDSALARYDKVKGHVGKIASGFCYVSNMEMNEQSLYQDRCNFLNYWIMSLLPKDLDSTTIEEIINAIDGELQKLKTEKDCELVESSMDINIISKRKTIFDYWHDHKKIQALLESRGPTCGLTCGNYLRDLISTYESVSADCNGVSQHDEYCKEFKEKFNNGEKKIPQPSELKCTSAQASETEAIIRAKEAVKKKCQGKLPSGQIYCELNETNDECSDSSAGTIKHKLKADNDTKQYADQIVQGWCHAPKMEESILPGSERCKFLYYWLGDTLLSGLNDDSKFSDVMKVTYGNLKDLGINEECTNIYESMSKEIFEEMKNVYNYSRDHKTIKECIEGPDAPKSKCTGGDVNYLDKVLSAYKDMDRHCKDDTTDIKYCGEYRKMVATHTLQNLLKLKCSLKYTSDCTNIPAAILGTLGTISLPAAVAFFLHKTILPYITNDHHHALEEEQKIADNLNNKGRREIYIINLYLKIEWKN; from the exons ATGCCAGAAACGGCGAAAGCGCAAGCTACGCTAGGG CCGGAagatttggaaaaattaccttcaaatATGGAATTCTACGATAAATTTAACAAGGAACTCGGTAACTCTAGAGGTTGTAACTGGCTTGCTGGAATAGACAGTGCATTGGCACGGTATGATAAAGTTAAAGGTCATGTTGGTAAAATTGCTAGTGGTTTCTGTTATGTATCAAACATGGAAATGAACGAACAATCACTCTATCAGGATCGTTGCAACTTTTTGAATTATTGGATAATGAGTTTATTGCCGAAGGATTTGGACAGTACTACGATCGAAGAAATCATAAATGCAATTGACGGggaattgcaaaaattgaaaactGAAAAAGATTGCGAACTTGTGGAAAGCAGTATGgacataaatattataagTAAGAGGAAAACCATCTTCGACTATTGGCATGATCATAAGAAAATACAAGCACTGTTGGAGAGTAGGGGGCCTACCTGTGGTTTAACATGTGGCAATTACCTGAGGGATCTTATTTCAACATATGAGAGTGTAAGTGCAGATTGTAATGGAGTTTCTCAGCATGATGAATAttgtaaagaatttaaagaaaagttCAATAatggtgagaaaaaaattccgcaACCCTCAGAATTAAAATGTACTTCAGCACAAGCATCGGAAACTGAAGCAATAATACGGGCGAAAGAAGCAGTGAAG aaaaaatgccaGGGTAAACTACCTTCGGGACAAATATACTGTGAGCTTAATGAGACGAATGATGAATGTAGTGATAGTTCCGCAGGGACAATAAAGCATAAATTGAAGGCAGATAATGATACTAAGCAATATGCAGATCAAATTGTACAAGGCTGGTGTCACGCAcccaaaatggaggaaagcATTCTTCCGGGAAGTGAGCgctgtaaatttttatactATTGGCTAGGGGATACATTATTGAGCGGACTGAATGATGATAGTAAATTTTCGGACGTTATGAAAGTAACCTATGGCAATTTGAAGGACTTGGGGATTAATGAAGAATGCACCAATATATACGAAAGTATGAGTAAAGAAATTTtcgaagaaatgaaaaatgtatataattattccCGTGACCACAAAACTATAAAAGAATGTATAGAAGGTCCCGACGCTCCTAAGTCTAAGTGTACTGGGGGTGATGTCAATTACCTGGACAAAGTTCTTTCAGCCTATAAGGACATGGATAGACATTGTAAAGATGATACTACTGATATTAAGTACTGTGGAGAATATAGGAAAATGGTAGCTACACATACTCTTCAGAACCTACTAAAATTAAAGTGTTCTTTAAAATACACATCAGATTGTACAAATATCCCAGCTGCTATATTGGGCACACTAGGTACGATAAGTCTACCAGCAGCTgtcgctttcttccttcataag ACAATTCTACCCTATATAACGAACGACCACCACCACGCGCTggaagaagaacagaaaataGCAGACAACCTGAacaacaaaggaagaagagaaatatacattatcaac CTATATCTAAAGattgaatggaaaaattga